The sequence CCATGGCTGCTGAACTGTTCGCGGTACTTGTTGTTGAACTCGTAGCGATGGCGATGTCGCTCGTTGATCAGGTCCTGGCCATACGCGTCATGCGCGTGGGTACCAGGCGTGAGCGAACAATCTTGGGCGCCTAGACGCATCGTGCCACCCTTGTCAGTGATGTTCTTCTGCTCGTCGAGCAGGCAGATCACCGGGTGCGGCGTGTCTTTCGAGAACTCGGTCGAGTGGGCGCCTTCCAGGCCAACGACGTTGCGGGCAAACTCGATCGCGGCGCACTGCATGCCGAGACAAATGCCGAGGAACGGGATGTTCCGCTCGCGGGCGTACCGAATTGCTTCGACCTTGCCTTCGATGCCCCGTTCGCCAAAACCGCCAGGGACCAGAATGCCGTCGAAGCCCGACAGCAGCCGCTCGGCGCCTTCCGACTCGATCGCTTCGCTCTGAATCCGGCCGATCCGGATCTGGGCGCGATGGGCAATGCCGGCATGGTCGATCGCTTCGTAAATCGACTTGTAGGCGTCTTTGTGTTCGGCGTACTTGCCGACCACCGCGATGCTGATTTCGGCCTCTGGATTACGTAGCGTGTGCAAAATCTCTTGCCAATGCGTCAGGTCGATCTGTGTGCGGGGGAATTTGAACTTCTTGGCGATCAGGTCGTCCAACCGGTTCTCGTGCAGGCTGAGCGGCACTTCGTAAATCGAGAAGTCCTTGTCCTTCTCTTCAATGACCGCTTCGATCGGCACATTGCAGAAGAGGGCGATCTTTTCGCGATCGTCGTGGCTCAGGTTCCGCTCGGTGCGGCAGATCAAGATATCGGGCTGGATACCAATCTCCCGCAATTGGCCAACCGAGTGTTGGGTCGGCTTCGTCTTTAGCTCGGCCGCCGCTTTCAGATACGGAACCAGCGTCAAGTGAATGTACAGGCAGTTCTCTTTGCCGGCCGTCAGCGAGAACTGACGAATCGCTTCGAGGAACGGCTGGCTCTCGATGTCGCCGACCGTACCGCCGATTTCGGTGATCACGACGTCGGTTTCGTCATCCCCCAGCTTTTCGATGACGCTTTTGATCTCGTTGGTGATGTGCGGAATGACCTGGACCGTTTTGCCCAGGAACTCGCCGCGACGTTCTTTGTTTATCACCGACAGGTAGATTTGACCGGTCGTGTAATTGGCGTCGCGGGTCAGGGGGCTATTGGTGAAGCGTTCGTAGTGACCCAGGTCGAGGTCGGTCTCGCTGCCATCGTCCAGCACATAGACTTCGCCATGCTGGTAGGGGCTCATCGTGCCGGGATCGACATTGATATAGGGGTCGAGCTTCTGCATTTTGACGCGAAGCCCGCGCTGCTCGAGCAGCATGCCGATGGAAGCGCTGGTCAGCCCTTTACCGAGTGAGCTAACAACGCCGCCGGTCACGAAAATATGCTTGGTCATGAACCTTCCCTGCAAATGCAGCAATCTGCTGCTAGCGTACCCCAAAAGACGAACGCCGCCCAACGATGAGCGGCGAGGCGTATTTGCGTCAGAATTCCCTAATCGCGCCTAAACCAACTTTTTAGGGCGCAAGAGACGCAAGAGACGCAAGAGACTGTTTCGGCCAGGACCGTCACCCCTGGGGCTTTATCTTAACAAGCAAGCTTGCGGCTGACAAATGCCGCATAGTCGCTGGGGGTATCGATCCCCGAGGAGGCCTCGTTGACGACGCCGACGTGAATCGACTCGCCCATCGACAGAACTCGAAGCTGCTCCAGACTTTCCAGCTTTTCGATTTCGGTCCGCGGAGCCGCGGCAATCCGTAGCAGAAAATCACGGCGATACGCGTAAATGCCAAGGTGCATCAAGAAGTGGGGGGGATCGGCCTCCAGCACGGCATCGTCCCACTCGCGGACGAACGGAATCTGGCTGCGGCTGAACAGCAGCGCTTTGCCGTTTTGGTCGAGCACAACCTTCACGCAGGCCGGGTCCGAAAGCTGGGCCTTTTCGCGGATCGGCGTGGCCAGCGTCCCCATGTTCACGCTCGGGTTTTCTTCCATGAGCTTGATCAACGCGTCGATCGAGCTTGAAGCGATCTCAGGCTCGTCCCCCTGGACGTTGAGCAGCAGATCAAACTCGGGCAGCTGCATCGCCGCTTCGGCTAGGCGATCGGTGCCGCTGGCGCACGCTTCGCTGGTCATGATCACATCGCCGCCGAAATTCTGAACGGCCTCCTGAATCGAGGGGTGATCGGTCGCAACGACCACCTTTTCGGGGCGGAGGGCATCGACCGCCGATTCGTAGGTGTGCTGGATCAGCGGCTTGCCCGTTTCGGCCAACAGCATCTTGTGCGGCAGACGGGTCGACTGCAGGCGGGCCGGGATAATGACGGCGGTACGAAGGTGGAGACGGAGCGGAGCTTGGGGGGACATGGCGACCTTCCTTGGCCAGCGGAAACGAACGGGAATCGTCGGATTGTAAATTCGGCATAAACAAAACAACTAGACCAATTTTCGCCCCTTCCCTGATCGCTGTTCTTAAATTGCCCAGATTATGCTAGTTTGCCCATAATGGGCGTATCTTTCTGTCGGGGCGCGTCCTTTTTCTACGACGTTTCAGGAGCATGCGATGTGCGGCATCGTGGGTGTGGTTGGAGACCGTCAGGCGGTTGAGTTCATCGTCCAGGGGCTGCGTCGGCTCGAATATCGGGGTTACGACAGCGCTGGAATCGCCGCGATCGACCCTGGTGACGATGCCATCAGCGTCTGCAAAACGGCCGGACGGATAGATAATCTGGCGGCCCGGCTCTCGAAACGGCATTTGGTTGGCTCGGCCGGCATCGGGCATACCCGCTGGGCGACGCATGGCCCGGCGACCGAAACCAACGCGCATCCGCATGTCGGCCAGGGGGGCGAGGTCGTCCTGGTCCACAACGGCGTGATTGAGAACTACGCCAAGCTGAAGGAAAAGCTAATTGCCCGCGGCTATCAGTTTTCGACGGAGACCGACAGTGAAGTGATCGCGCACCTGGTCGAAGAATGCCGCCGCCGACGATTGGCCGATCGAAAGGCGAACGAGCCGCCGACCGACGAGCAGGTTATCGACATCGTGCAAGACGCGCTGGTCCAACTGCGCGGCACCTATGGTCTGGCGATTCTGTTCAAGGATCGCCCTGATCTGATCGTGGCGGCCCGGTTGGGCAGTCCGCTGGTGGTGGGCGTTGGCGACGACGTTCATTACCTGGCGAGCGACGCTTCGCCGCTGGCTGGATTTACCGACAAGATCGTCTATCTGGCCGACCATCAGATCGCCTTGTTGACCGCCGATACGCTGCAAGTTCGGCATCGTGATCATGGCGCGATTGAGCATAGCGTCGAAGTGATCGAGATCGACGCGTCCGACGTCGACCTGGGCGGTTACGAACATTACATGCTCAAAGAGATCTTCGAGCAGCCGCAATCGGTTCAGAACACGATGCGGGGCCGCTTGAGCTTGGACGACGCGACGGCCGTCTTTGGCGGTTTGAACCTGTCGCCGCAAGAGTTGCGCGGCGTCGATCGGATTCTGTTAACTGCCTGCGGCACCAGTTGGCATGCGGCGATAGTGGGCGAATACATCATCGAGGAAATGGCTCGCATCCCGGTCGAGGTCGAATATGCCTCGGAACTGCGGTATCGCAACCCGCCGGTTCCGCGGCGGACGCTGGTGTTTGGAATCACGCAAAGCGGCGAAACGGCCGATACGCTGGCCGCCCTGCGAGAGATGAAGCGGAAAGGGCATCCGACGCTGGCGATCTGCAACGTCGTCGGCAGCACGATCGCCCAAGAGGCGGACGGCGGCATTTACTTGCACGCTGGACCGGAGATCGGGGTCGCTTCGACCAAGGCTTACACGTCGCAATTAGCGGTGATGGCGATGCTGGGGCTTTATTTCGGGCGATTGACCCATCTCAGCTTCGATCAGGGCTACCGCATCATCGAAGCGATGCAGAAATTGCCTGCCGCGGTCGAGAAGGCCCTTGAAGCGGACGACGCTGTGCGCAAAATCGCCGAGAAGTACCAGGCCGCCAGCAACTTCCTGTACCTGGGGCGGCATTTCAACTTCCCCACGGCTCTAGAAGGGGCGCTGAAGCTGAAAGAAATCAGCTATATCCACGCCGAAGGCTATCCGGCCGCCGAATTGAAACATGGTCCAATCGCCCTGGTCGACGAGCAAACGCCCAGCGTCTTCATCATGCCGCGAGGCGTCGTCTACGACAAAGTGATGTCGAATCTCGAGGAAATCAAAGCCCGCAGCGGCCCGGTGATTGCGATCGCCAGTGAAGATGATGACCAGGTCGCCAAAATCGCCGACGATGTGATCCGGATCCCGATGGTGGAGGAGTTCTTACAGCCGATCGTCTCGATCATTCCGCTGCAGCTGTTGGCCTATCACATCGCTCAATTGCGCGGATGTGATGTTGACAAACCGCGGAATCTAGCGAAGAGCGTGACGGTGGAGTAGGGCCTTCCCCGTCATTACGGCGTAACTCTAGAATCGTGCTTGACTTTACCCCTCTGGTGGTGTAGCAAGGGAGCTCCTTGCCATCGTAATTTGGGGACGCACGATGTCGATTTCCGTTCAATGCACACAATGCAGTGGCTCGTTTCAGGTCGCTGATAAATACGCCGGTTCAAAGATCCGTTGTCCGAAATGCAAAGTGGGGGTGATTCAGGTCGCCACCAGTCAGTCGAGCTGGGACGACGGCGAATTTCGGCTGAAGCCGGACGAGACCATCTATGATGCCGCCGCCGAGACGGCGAAGCGACAGGGATCGTTTCTGAAAAGCCGATCTGCCCGCCGCTGGATGATGCGCGGACGAGTTTGGCTGGGCTCAGCCATTGCGGCCTGCGGATTGATCGCGGCTGGTTATTTTCTCTTCTTTGGGTTTGGCGAAGTGGACGTCGCCGGGCCCGATATGGCTCCCGCCCCCTCGATGTCGCAAAGCGCTCCCGTTGCTGGTTCTGCCCCTTCTTCGTTCAATCCACTTGGAGGCGGCGACTCGTTTGTCGCCAATTCTCGTGGGGAAAGCGGAATTGAACCATCGATCGCACCAGCCGCAATGCCTGCGCCATTCGATCAACCGAGCGACAATCTCCCGCCCGGCGCCGTTCAGGCAAACGTTCGGCCGGAGCCAGGCTCGTTCGTTCCGATGAACCGCGGTCGGTAACCGGCCAATAGGGCGCGTCCGACAACAAGAAATATCTCGAGCGTACCCGATTCAGTCGGCAAATTTGTGTTGTGGGAGGAGATTCCGGTCGAGTAGCATTGCTAGGAAGGGCGTGGAAGGCGCCCTCCTTTTCTCGTTGTCTCTTCGAAAAACCTGGCCAAGGCGTCTCCATGCCGATTCCAGTCAACTGTCCTCAATGCCGTCAGAGTTTTCAGCTCGCCGACAAATTCGCGGGCTGCAAGATTCGTTGTCCCAAGTGCAACGCGGCGGAGATTCTGGTTGCCGAACGCGGAGCGAGCCAGGGCGACGCCGAATACCAACTTAGACCTGTGTTGCCAGCACGGTCGGCATCCGGGGCTGCTTGTCGGCGGCGTCGTCATCGCGGTGTTTTCGACATGGGGCGCGGTCGCAGGTTTGGGATCGGTCGAGTTGCCTGCCTGGGAAACCGACGCGACGTCGCCGCAAGCGACTGACGGGAGCTTTCGCCCCTCGCCCAAGGCGCCAGCGCCTTTACCCGTTGGTCAGGAACCGGCGGTTGCGGTCCGAGGAGGCGATCGGTCGCCTGCACCATCTCCGGTGATCGTCAGCGCTCCGACGGTAAGCATCCCCGGGCATGATCCACCGCCTCAAGGCTCGCGTTCACAGCCGCAACTTCCCCCAATGCAGCTTGTCACCTATCACGGCGCCCGCCACCCGTTTGCGGTCGATCTTCCGACGCACAACGTCGTGATTTTTCAGCATGGCTCCGACACCGTCTATCAATGGGCGCCAGGGCCGGGCGGGGGACCGAATGCACGGACTGTCGACCGACGTTTTCTGTTTCGAGTTGTCCATCATCATCGTTTGCCGGGGGAGGGAGATCTCGCGGCGATTGAGCGGCTGGAGCAGACGCACAACATCGGCTGGCCTGGGAGGGCTTTTCCCCCCGAGCGCATCGCAAGAACCACGCCCACGATTGACGGCTATCGCGCGGTTGATCGTCAGTTGATCGGCGACAATTCGATGGTCTGGATGTCGCTATCGGTGGCGCACCCCAGCGGGATTTATCACCTGCAAGGCATGGGGCGGCCTACCGACGTTACGTCGACCGAGTTCGAGGCGATCAAAAACTCGTTTCGGTTCACACGCTGATTTTTTCTTGAGAATGAATGATGCCGATTCCTGTTCAATGTTCGAATTGCGGCGGCTCGTTTCGGGTCGCCGATAAGTTTGCTGGGGCAAAAATCCGTTGCCCCAAGTGCAAAGATGCTGCGATTCAAATTCCGGTGGTTTCTGCGGCTCCGGTCGATGAACCACTTGGCGGCTTGGACGACGTTTTCTCTTCTGCGTCAACGCTGGGACCGCTGCCGAAACAGCGAAAATCGGCCGGCAGTAGTCAAGCGACGCGGACCCTGTTGATGGTTGGCGGCGGTTTGTTGGCGTTGGTCGTCTTGATCGGCGGCCTGGCGATCGCCGGAAGTTATGCCTGGAATCTCGCCAAGCAATCCCAGGCCCCTCCCACGGTTCATTTTCAGGCCTCTTTCGGTGTTGAGCATTCAACGTCGAACTCCTCTGGTTCCGGCCCAGCGGATTCGGCGATGTTCGATCCGAATCAACTTCAAGCGTTCCGCCCCAAGAACTACCCGATCGAGTTGAGTTTTCCAGCCGGGCCGATCAAGCAAGAGCAAGTTGACGGACGCGAGCAATTTCGTTGGACTGTTCCGCCGCAATTCGACGTTTCCGAAGGCCTCGCTTTTAACGAAATCAAGTTAATCATCGTTCCAAAAGTGGAAGGTGAATCTGGCTATGCCGCGATCGAAAAAGCCAAGCAACTAATACCCCCGCTGCCGCCTGATGAAAGCCAGGTCCAAAATCGGCGTATGGGGAGTGGGGTGGTCGGCGGACGAAACGCTTTCATGGCGACGTACCAAATGCCGTCGCGGCAAACGGTGCACTTTGCGGCTTATATTCCAGATCGAAGGTACATCTACGTCCTGTTGGGGGAGGCCGATGGAAGTCTCCAGCATTCTAGGTGGGACGCGATCGTTCAGTCGGTCCGATTTAACGAAAGCGGCCCGATTGGCCCGCCCATGACG is a genomic window of Blastopirellula retiformator containing:
- a CDS encoding CTP synthase — translated: MTKHIFVTGGVVSSLGKGLTSASIGMLLEQRGLRVKMQKLDPYINVDPGTMSPYQHGEVYVLDDGSETDLDLGHYERFTNSPLTRDANYTTGQIYLSVINKERRGEFLGKTVQVIPHITNEIKSVIEKLGDDETDVVITEIGGTVGDIESQPFLEAIRQFSLTAGKENCLYIHLTLVPYLKAAAELKTKPTQHSVGQLREIGIQPDILICRTERNLSHDDREKIALFCNVPIEAVIEEKDKDFSIYEVPLSLHENRLDDLIAKKFKFPRTQIDLTHWQEILHTLRNPEAEISIAVVGKYAEHKDAYKSIYEAIDHAGIAHRAQIRIGRIQSEAIESEGAERLLSGFDGILVPGGFGERGIEGKVEAIRYARERNIPFLGICLGMQCAAIEFARNVVGLEGAHSTEFSKDTPHPVICLLDEQKNITDKGGTMRLGAQDCSLTPGTHAHDAYGQDLINERHRHRYEFNNKYREQFSSHGLRFSGLKPDGSLVEIIENEEHPWFVAVQFHPEFKSKPIQAQPLFAGFVGAAIERRGKSAPNASPSEETAET
- the kdsB gene encoding 3-deoxy-manno-octulosonate cytidylyltransferase, with the protein product MSPQAPLRLHLRTAVIIPARLQSTRLPHKMLLAETGKPLIQHTYESAVDALRPEKVVVATDHPSIQEAVQNFGGDVIMTSEACASGTDRLAEAAMQLPEFDLLLNVQGDEPEIASSSIDALIKLMEENPSVNMGTLATPIREKAQLSDPACVKVVLDQNGKALLFSRSQIPFVREWDDAVLEADPPHFLMHLGIYAYRRDFLLRIAAAPRTEIEKLESLEQLRVLSMGESIHVGVVNEASSGIDTPSDYAAFVSRKLAC
- the glmS gene encoding glutamine--fructose-6-phosphate transaminase (isomerizing), whose translation is MCGIVGVVGDRQAVEFIVQGLRRLEYRGYDSAGIAAIDPGDDAISVCKTAGRIDNLAARLSKRHLVGSAGIGHTRWATHGPATETNAHPHVGQGGEVVLVHNGVIENYAKLKEKLIARGYQFSTETDSEVIAHLVEECRRRRLADRKANEPPTDEQVIDIVQDALVQLRGTYGLAILFKDRPDLIVAARLGSPLVVGVGDDVHYLASDASPLAGFTDKIVYLADHQIALLTADTLQVRHRDHGAIEHSVEVIEIDASDVDLGGYEHYMLKEIFEQPQSVQNTMRGRLSLDDATAVFGGLNLSPQELRGVDRILLTACGTSWHAAIVGEYIIEEMARIPVEVEYASELRYRNPPVPRRTLVFGITQSGETADTLAALREMKRKGHPTLAICNVVGSTIAQEADGGIYLHAGPEIGVASTKAYTSQLAVMAMLGLYFGRLTHLSFDQGYRIIEAMQKLPAAVEKALEADDAVRKIAEKYQAASNFLYLGRHFNFPTALEGALKLKEISYIHAEGYPAAELKHGPIALVDEQTPSVFIMPRGVVYDKVMSNLEEIKARSGPVIAIASEDDDQVAKIADDVIRIPMVEEFLQPIVSIIPLQLLAYHIAQLRGCDVDKPRNLAKSVTVE